Proteins encoded by one window of Cannabis sativa cultivar Pink pepper isolate KNU-18-1 chromosome 4, ASM2916894v1, whole genome shotgun sequence:
- the LOC133036993 gene encoding uncharacterized protein At4g04775-like, translating to MEGEGSYSSSSRRRSKGVVSSGYQRDPQNCYCGIPWIVRTSWTEANPGRCFRKCRLAYEDGRGCKFFEWVDVDSCMKCRELIPGLLRKISKLEDQLMLYESNEDLKEFKDIPKGCSNVQECDCGHIWLLKNLKTILITICVIVCNDIALYESNSL from the exons ATGGAGGGGGAGGGTTCTTACAGTAGTTCCAGTCGTCGAAGGTCGAAAGGAGTGGTTAGTTCTGGTTATCAAAGGGATCCTCAAAATTGTTACTGTGGCATTCCGTGGATCGTTAGAACATCATGGACCGAAGCAAACCCAGGACGTTGTTTTAGGAAATGCAGGCTAGCATAT GAGGATGGTAGAGGGTGTAAGTTTTTTGAATGGGTGGATGTTGATTCTTGTATGAAGTGCAGAGAGTTAATACCAGGACTTCTGAGGAAGATAAGTAAGCTTGAAGATCAGTTGATGTTGTATGAGTCAAATGAAGATTTGAAAGAATTCAAGGACATTCCAAAAGGATGTAGCAATGTTCAGGAGTGTGATTGTGGTCATATATGGTTGTTGAAGAACTTGAAAACCATTCTCATTACTATTTGTGTTATtg TTTGTAATGACATTGCCTTGTATGAATCAAACAGTTTGTAA
- the LOC115713019 gene encoding DExH-box ATP-dependent RNA helicase DExH9 isoform X1 encodes MGSIKRKLDENPPGETPQKQPRDNGLEEKLNDEPIACLHDVSYPEGYVPSARLSSTPITLEPAKVFPFTLDPFQSEAIKCLEDGESVMVSAHTSAGKTVVALYAIAMSLKNKQRVIYTSPIKALSNQKYREFKEEFSDVGLMTGDVTIDPNASCLVMTTEIWRSMQYKGSEITREVAWVIFDEVHYMRDRERGVVWEESIVMAPKNSRFVFLSATVPNAKEFADWVAKIHKQPCHIVYTDYRPTPLQHYVFPSGGDGLYLVVDEKGKFREDSFQKSLNALVPVSEGDKKKENGKWKKGLVMGKIGEETDIFKMVKMIIQRQYDPVILFSFSKKECETLAMQMAKMDLNGDDEKVNIETIFWSAMDMLSDDDKKLPQVSHMLPLLKRGIGVHHSGLLPILKEVIEILFQEGLIKCLFATETFSIGLNMPAKTVVFTNVRKFDGDKFRWLSSGEYIQMSGRAGRRGIDKRGICILMVDEKLEPSTAKMMLKGSADCLNSAFHLSYNMLLNQLRCEDGDPENLLRNSFYQFQADRALPDLEKQVKGLELERDSIIIEEEDSLKNYYNLLQQYNSLKKDIRDILLSPRYCLPFLQSGRLVSIQCTRSNEIYPLFSTKNQVTWGVIINFQKVKNASEDDSSRKPEDSNYMVDILTRCAVNRDGVGKKTIKIIPLKEPGEPVVVSVSISQIQSLSSLRVHIPNDLLPLEARENTVKKISEIISRFSEKGIPLLDPEDEMNIKSSSYKKAARRIEALESLFDKHEVAKSPLIEQKLKAFHGKQELTAQIKSIKKTMRSSTALAFKDELKARKRVLRRLGYVTSDDVLELKGKVASEISSAEELTLTELMLNGVFKDIKVEEMVSLLSCFVWQEKLQDATKPREGLDMLFVQLQDIARKVANVQLECKVQIDVESFVTSFRPDIMEAVYAWAKGSKFYEIMSVTPVFEGSLIRAIRRLEEVLQQLIEAAKSIGETELESKFEEAVSMIKRDIVFAASLYL; translated from the exons ATGGGGTCGATAAAGAGGAAGTTGGATGAAAACCCACCTGGCGAAACACCCCAGAAACAGCCTAGGGATAATGGTTTGGAGGAAAAGCTTAATGATGAACCCATTGCCTGCTTACATGATGTATCCTATCCAGAGGGTTATGTTCCTTCTGCCCGACTTTCTTCGACTCCAATCACTTTGGAGCCTGCCAAAGTATTCCCTTTCACTCTTGACCCTTTTCAGTCTGAAGCCATCAAGTGCCTTGAAGATGGTGAGTCCGTGATg GTGTCTGCCCATACATCTGCTGGAAAAACTGTTGTTGCTCTATATGCTATTGCTATGtctttgaaaaataaacaaaGGGTCATATATACCTCACCAATCAAGGCCTTGAGCAATCAAAAGTATAGGGAGTTCAAGGAGGAGTTCTCAGATGTTGGATTGATGACTGGGGATGTAACGATTGATCCAAATGCTTCATGTTTG GTTATGACAACAGAAATTTGGCGTAGTATGCAATACAAAGGATCAGAAATAACACGTGAGGTGGCTTGGGTCATCTTTGATGAGGTACATTATATGCGTGATAGAGAAAGGGGTGTTGTATGGGAAGAGAGCATTGTTATGGCCCCGAAGAATTCTCGATTTGTATTCCTCTCTGCAACAGTGCCTAACGCAAAGGAATTTGCTGATTGGGTTGCTAAG ATTCACAAACAACCATGTCACATCGTTTATACTGATTATAGGCCAACACCTCTTCAGCATTATGTTTTCCCTTCTGGAGGCGATGGTCTATACTTGGTAGTGGATGAAAAGGGAAAATTCCGTGAAGATAGCTTTCAGAAGTCATTAAATGCGCTTGTTCCTGTTAGTGAGGGTGACAAAAAAAAGGAGAATGGAAAATGGAAGAAAGGTTTGGTTATGGGCAAGATTGGTGAAGAAACTGACATCTTTAAGATGGTGAAAATGATCATCCAGCGTCAATATGATCCTGTCATACTTTTTAGTTTTAGCAAAAAGGAATGTGAAACTCTTGCAATGCAG ATGGCAAAAATGGATCTAAACGGGGATGATGAGAAAGTGAACATAGAAACCATATTTTGGAGTGCCATGGATATGCTGTCTGACGATGATAAGAAGTTACCTCAG GTTTCACATATGTTACCTCTCTTGAAACGTGGAATAGGAGTGCATCATTCTGGCTTGCTTCCTATTTTAAAAGAAGTTATTGAGATACTATTTCAAGAAGGATTGATTAAG TGTTTGTTTGCCACAGAGACATTTAGCATTGGTTTGAACATGCCCGCTAAGACTGTTGTGTTTACCAATGTCCGTAAATTTGATGGAGATAAATTCAGATGGTTATCCAGTGGAGAATATATACAAATGAGTGGTCGTGCTGGTCGTCGTGGCATTGATAAGCGTGGGATATGCATTCTTATGGTGGATGAGAAGCTTGAGCCATCTACTGCTAAGATGATGCTGAAAGGAAGTGCTGATTGCTTAAATAG TGCCTTCCATTTAAGCTACAACATGCTTTTGAATCAATTGCGCTGTGAAGATGGTGACCCAGAGAATTTGCTTCGAAATTCTTTTTATCAATTTCAAGCAGATCGTGCCCTTCCTGATCTCGAG AAACAAGTAAAGGGCTTGGAGCTAGAAAGGGATTCAATTATAATAGAAGAAGAGGATAGTTTGAAGAATTATTACAATTTGTTACAGCAATACAATAGTTTGAAGAAGGATATTCGTGATATTTTGCTTTCTCCAAGGTACTGCTTACCGTTTTTGCAATCTGGTAGGCTGGTTTCTATCCAGTGCACAAGGAGTAATGAAATTTACCCATTATTCTCCACTAAGAATCAGGTCACATGGGGAGTGATAATCAATTTTCAAAAGGTGAAGAATGCTTCTGAAG ATGATTCAAGTAGAAAACCAGAAGATTCAAACTACATGGTGGATATTCTTACAAGATGTGCGGTGAATAGAGATGGAGTAGGAAAGAAAACCATTAAGATCATTCCCTTGAAAGAGCCAGGAGAACCTGTTGTTGTTTCTGTTTCCATTTCTCAG ATTCAAAGTTTAAGTAGTCTTCGTGTGCACATACCCAATGACCTCTTGCCATTAGAAGCTCGAGAAAACACAGTTAAAAAGATTTCAGAAATTATTTCAAGATTCAGTGAGAAAGGGATTCCCCTCCTAGATCCAGAAGATGAAatgaat ATTAAAAGTAGCTCATACAAAAAGGCAGCTCGAAGGATAGAAGCATTAGAAAGCCTGTTTGACAAGCATGAAGTAGCAAAATCTCCTCTCATTGAACAAAAGCTCAAAGCATTTCATGGGAAGCAAGAACTAACAGCACAAATAAAgtcaattaaaaaaacaatgcGCTCTTCTACTGCATTGGCTTTTAAAGATGAACTAAAGGCAAGAAAACGAGTTCTTCGGAGGCTAGG GTATGTTACAAGTGATGATGTTTTGGAGTTGAAGGGGAAGGTTGCTTCTGAAATTAGTAGTGCAGAGGAGCTGACTCTTACAGAGCTGATGCTTAATGGTGTGTTTAAAGACATTAAAGTGGAAGAGATGGTATCTCTTCTCTCTTGTTTTGTGTGGCAggaaaaacttcaagatgcaaCGAAACCTAGGGAAGGACTTGACATGCTTTTTGTACAATTACAAGATATAGCTCGAAAAGTTGCTAATGTTCAGCTTGAATGCAAG GTCCAAATTGATGTGGAAAGCTTTGTGACCTCATTTCGGCCTGATATAATGGAGGCTGTATATGCTTGGGCTAAAGGATCTAAATTTTATGAGATCATGTCAGTTACTCCAGTTTTCGAGGGTAGCTTGATCCGTGCGATTAGGAGATTGGAGGAGGTCCTTCAACAGCTTATAGAAGCAGCTAAATCCATTGGAGAAACTGAGCTGGAGTCAAAGTTTGAGGAAGCTGTTTCTATGATCAAGAGGGATATAGTGTTTGCAGCTTCCTTGTATTTGTAG
- the LOC115713019 gene encoding DExH-box ATP-dependent RNA helicase DExH9 isoform X2, producing MFEIWRSMQYKGSEITREVAWVIFDEVHYMRDRERGVVWEESIVMAPKNSRFVFLSATVPNAKEFADWVAKIHKQPCHIVYTDYRPTPLQHYVFPSGGDGLYLVVDEKGKFREDSFQKSLNALVPVSEGDKKKENGKWKKGLVMGKIGEETDIFKMVKMIIQRQYDPVILFSFSKKECETLAMQMAKMDLNGDDEKVNIETIFWSAMDMLSDDDKKLPQVSHMLPLLKRGIGVHHSGLLPILKEVIEILFQEGLIKCLFATETFSIGLNMPAKTVVFTNVRKFDGDKFRWLSSGEYIQMSGRAGRRGIDKRGICILMVDEKLEPSTAKMMLKGSADCLNSAFHLSYNMLLNQLRCEDGDPENLLRNSFYQFQADRALPDLEKQVKGLELERDSIIIEEEDSLKNYYNLLQQYNSLKKDIRDILLSPRYCLPFLQSGRLVSIQCTRSNEIYPLFSTKNQVTWGVIINFQKVKNASEDDSSRKPEDSNYMVDILTRCAVNRDGVGKKTIKIIPLKEPGEPVVVSVSISQIQSLSSLRVHIPNDLLPLEARENTVKKISEIISRFSEKGIPLLDPEDEMNIKSSSYKKAARRIEALESLFDKHEVAKSPLIEQKLKAFHGKQELTAQIKSIKKTMRSSTALAFKDELKARKRVLRRLGYVTSDDVLELKGKVASEISSAEELTLTELMLNGVFKDIKVEEMVSLLSCFVWQEKLQDATKPREGLDMLFVQLQDIARKVANVQLECKVQIDVESFVTSFRPDIMEAVYAWAKGSKFYEIMSVTPVFEGSLIRAIRRLEEVLQQLIEAAKSIGETELESKFEEAVSMIKRDIVFAASLYL from the exons ATGTTTG AAATTTGGCGTAGTATGCAATACAAAGGATCAGAAATAACACGTGAGGTGGCTTGGGTCATCTTTGATGAGGTACATTATATGCGTGATAGAGAAAGGGGTGTTGTATGGGAAGAGAGCATTGTTATGGCCCCGAAGAATTCTCGATTTGTATTCCTCTCTGCAACAGTGCCTAACGCAAAGGAATTTGCTGATTGGGTTGCTAAG ATTCACAAACAACCATGTCACATCGTTTATACTGATTATAGGCCAACACCTCTTCAGCATTATGTTTTCCCTTCTGGAGGCGATGGTCTATACTTGGTAGTGGATGAAAAGGGAAAATTCCGTGAAGATAGCTTTCAGAAGTCATTAAATGCGCTTGTTCCTGTTAGTGAGGGTGACAAAAAAAAGGAGAATGGAAAATGGAAGAAAGGTTTGGTTATGGGCAAGATTGGTGAAGAAACTGACATCTTTAAGATGGTGAAAATGATCATCCAGCGTCAATATGATCCTGTCATACTTTTTAGTTTTAGCAAAAAGGAATGTGAAACTCTTGCAATGCAG ATGGCAAAAATGGATCTAAACGGGGATGATGAGAAAGTGAACATAGAAACCATATTTTGGAGTGCCATGGATATGCTGTCTGACGATGATAAGAAGTTACCTCAG GTTTCACATATGTTACCTCTCTTGAAACGTGGAATAGGAGTGCATCATTCTGGCTTGCTTCCTATTTTAAAAGAAGTTATTGAGATACTATTTCAAGAAGGATTGATTAAG TGTTTGTTTGCCACAGAGACATTTAGCATTGGTTTGAACATGCCCGCTAAGACTGTTGTGTTTACCAATGTCCGTAAATTTGATGGAGATAAATTCAGATGGTTATCCAGTGGAGAATATATACAAATGAGTGGTCGTGCTGGTCGTCGTGGCATTGATAAGCGTGGGATATGCATTCTTATGGTGGATGAGAAGCTTGAGCCATCTACTGCTAAGATGATGCTGAAAGGAAGTGCTGATTGCTTAAATAG TGCCTTCCATTTAAGCTACAACATGCTTTTGAATCAATTGCGCTGTGAAGATGGTGACCCAGAGAATTTGCTTCGAAATTCTTTTTATCAATTTCAAGCAGATCGTGCCCTTCCTGATCTCGAG AAACAAGTAAAGGGCTTGGAGCTAGAAAGGGATTCAATTATAATAGAAGAAGAGGATAGTTTGAAGAATTATTACAATTTGTTACAGCAATACAATAGTTTGAAGAAGGATATTCGTGATATTTTGCTTTCTCCAAGGTACTGCTTACCGTTTTTGCAATCTGGTAGGCTGGTTTCTATCCAGTGCACAAGGAGTAATGAAATTTACCCATTATTCTCCACTAAGAATCAGGTCACATGGGGAGTGATAATCAATTTTCAAAAGGTGAAGAATGCTTCTGAAG ATGATTCAAGTAGAAAACCAGAAGATTCAAACTACATGGTGGATATTCTTACAAGATGTGCGGTGAATAGAGATGGAGTAGGAAAGAAAACCATTAAGATCATTCCCTTGAAAGAGCCAGGAGAACCTGTTGTTGTTTCTGTTTCCATTTCTCAG ATTCAAAGTTTAAGTAGTCTTCGTGTGCACATACCCAATGACCTCTTGCCATTAGAAGCTCGAGAAAACACAGTTAAAAAGATTTCAGAAATTATTTCAAGATTCAGTGAGAAAGGGATTCCCCTCCTAGATCCAGAAGATGAAatgaat ATTAAAAGTAGCTCATACAAAAAGGCAGCTCGAAGGATAGAAGCATTAGAAAGCCTGTTTGACAAGCATGAAGTAGCAAAATCTCCTCTCATTGAACAAAAGCTCAAAGCATTTCATGGGAAGCAAGAACTAACAGCACAAATAAAgtcaattaaaaaaacaatgcGCTCTTCTACTGCATTGGCTTTTAAAGATGAACTAAAGGCAAGAAAACGAGTTCTTCGGAGGCTAGG GTATGTTACAAGTGATGATGTTTTGGAGTTGAAGGGGAAGGTTGCTTCTGAAATTAGTAGTGCAGAGGAGCTGACTCTTACAGAGCTGATGCTTAATGGTGTGTTTAAAGACATTAAAGTGGAAGAGATGGTATCTCTTCTCTCTTGTTTTGTGTGGCAggaaaaacttcaagatgcaaCGAAACCTAGGGAAGGACTTGACATGCTTTTTGTACAATTACAAGATATAGCTCGAAAAGTTGCTAATGTTCAGCTTGAATGCAAG GTCCAAATTGATGTGGAAAGCTTTGTGACCTCATTTCGGCCTGATATAATGGAGGCTGTATATGCTTGGGCTAAAGGATCTAAATTTTATGAGATCATGTCAGTTACTCCAGTTTTCGAGGGTAGCTTGATCCGTGCGATTAGGAGATTGGAGGAGGTCCTTCAACAGCTTATAGAAGCAGCTAAATCCATTGGAGAAACTGAGCTGGAGTCAAAGTTTGAGGAAGCTGTTTCTATGATCAAGAGGGATATAGTGTTTGCAGCTTCCTTGTATTTGTAG